The uncultured Desulfuromonas sp. genome contains the following window.
CTCGGCCAATGCTTTTGATGCTCCGTTGGCGACAGCAGCGCGTTTTTCAACGCGCTTTCCTTTCCAGTGCGCCACATTGGCCGTGGAGGCGATTTTGACTTTGGCACGCAGCTCCATGAGCATAGCATTGAGCCCCTGAGCCACATTGGTTGTCGGCTTGGTGACGAAATCAACCGCACCCGCTTCCAGTGCCTCCATGGTGATCTGCTTGCCTTTTTGGGTGAGAGAACTGACCATCACCACTGGCAGCGGATATTGCGGCATCAGTTTACGCAGAAACTCAACCCCGTCCATGCGCGGCATTTCCACGTCCAATGTCAGAACGTCGGGTTTGAGTTGAACAATTTTATCGCGAGCCATGTAGGGGTCGGCCGCAGAACCGACAACCTCAATCCCCGGGTCCATGGCCAGGCCGTTGGAGAGGATCTGCCGTACCAGAGCGGAGTCATCAACAACGAGTACACGTACCGGTTTTGCCATCACAAAGTTCCTTTTTGGTAAGCCGCAGGCATGATGTATCTGAACAGCTGGCTGTCTCGACCGAGAGTTTCAGAGTGGCCGATGAAGAAATATCCTTCCGGCTCCATGCTGCGATGAAAGCGTTGTACTAACGCGTTGCGTGTTTGCTGGTCAAAATAAATCATGACGTTACGACAAAAAATAATCTGAAACGGCTTTTTGAACGGAAACGTCGTATTCATCAGGTTGAAACGGCGAAACGTCACCTCTTTGCGCACTTTGTCAACAACCTGCATCCGTCCGTCAGGCAGTCGGTTGAAGTACTTCTGCAGGTTTTTCGGCAGGGATGCGACTTTGTCGGCACCGTAAATTCCCTGGGTGGCTGTCGCCAAGACGCGCTCAGAGATGTCGGTGGCAAGGATACCGGCATCCCAGTTGCCGTACTGTGAGCCGAGATATTCATGCATCAGCATGACCAGGGTGTAGGCTTCCTCACCGCTGGAACAGCCTGCGCACCAGACGCGTAAATCTTTGCGTTTTTGTTGCTGGAGCATTTGGCAGACCATCGGCAAGGCTGTTTTTGAAAAAAAGTCGAAATGGTCTTTTTCGCGGTTGAAATAGGTGTAATTCGTCGACACCATGTTGACCAGATCGCTGACCGCCTTGCCACTGGTATCCGTTTTCAGGTAGTCGTAATAATCCTGAAACGTGGCAATTTTGCTGGTGCGCAGCATTTTTTGCAGACGGCCGACCAGCAAGGAGCGTTTTTCGTCGGTGAGGTTGATGCCGAAGCGGTCATAGATCAACCGGCGCAGGGCATTGAATTCCTCATCGCTGATGGTCATCATTGACACACTGCGAGGCATTTCCAGAACGCCGTTGGAGTCATTAGGGGTCATAAAGAACCTCGGCCCGATCTATTTCATTTCAACCAGATTGCCAACATCAAGAATGAGGCTGACATCGCCATTGCCAAGAATGGTGCAGCCGGAGCAGCCGCGGACATTGCCGATATATTCGGACAGCCCTTTAATAACCGTTTGCTGTTGGCCCATAATCTCATCGACCATCAGACAGATGCTGCGGCCCTGATATTCCAGAACAATCAGGATCGCTTCCACGAGATCGGAATGTTCCGGTGTGGTCTCAAGCAGTTCGTGCAAGCGAACCACCGGGAAGAAGTTTTCTCGCACCCGAACCAGTTCCTCATTGTCCGGTGTGACTGTGATGGCATCCGGTTGCGGTCGGAACGCCTCTTTGATCGACAGGATGGGAACGATGCATCGTGCCGTGCCTACCCGAACCAACATGCCGTCGATAATAGCCAGAGTCAGGGGGATGCGTAATTTGATCTTGGTCCCCTGACCGGGAATGCTGTCAACGTCGACTTTACCTTTGATTTTCTCAAGGTTTTGTTTAACAACGTCCATGCCGACGCCGCGGCCGGAGATGTCGGTGATCTTGTCTGCCGTCGAGAAGCCGGGTTGGAAGATCAGGTTGTAGATCTCCTTGTCGGTGAGGTCGGAACCATCTCCGTCAACCAAGCCGTTAGTGATGGCTTTGGCAAGAATTTTCTGCTTGTTGAGACCGCGACCATCATCCTCCAGGGTGATCCACACTTCGCCCTCTTCATGGCAGGCGTTAAGGCGGATAACCCCTGTTTCATCTTTTTCGGCGGCAATGCGCTCGTCGGGCGGTTCAAGGCCGTGGTCCATGGAGTTGCGCAGGATATGAACCAGTGGATCGGTAATGGTTTCGATAACCGTCTTGTCCACTTCGGTGGATTCACCGGACAGCTTCAGGTCAACTTTCTTGCCGGACTTGACCGACAGGTCATGCACAAGGCGGATCATGCGACGAAACAGGCCGGACACCGGAACCATCCGGATGATCATGGCCATCTCCTGAAGCTCACGCACCAGTTTGCCCATCTGTTGGGCTGCCTTGTTGAAGCTCTCCAGTTCCAGCCCTTCCAGATCGGGATTGTGAATCAGCATGTTTTCGGCGATAACCAACTCACCGATCAGGTTGATCAGGTTGTCGAGTTTTTCAAGGTCAACCCGGATATCCTGACGTTTGACGGCCCCTCCTTTTGGTTTTGCCTTGCGCGCCGGAGTTGCCGGTTTTTTGGTCTGAGTCTGGGTGGTGAGAGCTTCGTCAACCTGTTCTTTGGTTGCCTTGCCCATGTCGACAATGACATCTCCCAGCGGTTTTTTCTGCTGGCTGAGCGCCTCGTTGACGGTTTCTTCGTCAACAACACCTTTCCCAACTAAAACTTCGCCGATGCGTGGTGACGGCAGAGCTTTAAGGGCATCAATAAGGATATCTATTTCATCGATTTCGTCGCGACCGTCTTCCGTCAGGGAGTTGAGTCCGTCCTTCAGGGCGTCTACGGAGTTCAGGAGAACTTCAAAGGGGTTCTCCGTGGCAAAAGAACCACCGCTTTTTACAACATCGAGAACGTTCTCGATCTGATGACTGAGTTTCTCAAGGGTGCTGTAGCCAAAAAAACCGCTGTTTCCTTTGAAACTGTGAATGCTGCGGAAAATCAGGGCGACATGATCTTGGCTGTCCGGCTCTTTTTCCCACTCAAGAAGGCTTTGTTCAGCCGTCTCCAGCAGCTCATCCGCCTCCTGAACAAAGCGCTCGACCATTTCCGGGGTGATCTCCAGAGTCAGGTCGTCGGTGGCTTCAATTTTGCTGGGGTCAAGTTTTGTGGCTTCAACTTCGCTCTCGGATTGTTGTTCAGGCGCTGCTTCAGCCTCCGGGGGCGCTTGTGGCTGTTCTGCTACAGGCTCTTCAACCGGCGGTGCCGCGTCGCTGTCCATGGCTTCATGGAAGCGAGCCGCCATGGCTTCACCCTTTTCGGCCATCGCATCATCGGTAAAATGCTCATCAACGGTTTCCAGCGCTTCCTTGGTGAAGTCGCAGCATTCACACAGCAAGGTGACATGCTCCGGTTGCAAGATCTTTTTACCGGAGCGCACCATGTCAAGCAGGCTTTCCGCCGCATGGGCAACGCTGGTGATGTGGTTGAATTCAAGAAAGCCGGCACTGCCTTTCATGGAATGAAACAGGCGAAAGACGGCATTGATGGTTTCGTTATCAGTCGTTTGTCCCAGCTCAATGATCGTCGGCTCCAGCTGCTCGATCATGTCCTGGCTTTCCTGAACAAATTCCTGAATAATTTCTATTTGATCACTGCTCAGCTCGTCGGTCATGGCGTTATTGGTTCTCCGTTTTTTAAGGTGGCTGCACTCACGTGGATCAAAATTGTTTGACTGTCAAAGTGTGGCTGTTGAACGTAGTGCTGTCAACCGAACAATTCATTAAGATGTCAAATTGTATTGGTTTGTTGCTCATATTAAACAACAGTTAGTAATTATAGTGTAAAAGGCAGAATTACTGAACTGCTTTTTCCTGCTTGTCTGTCAAAAAAATGACTTTTCTTCGCGAGCTGTCGGCAAAATGAATTTCAAACACTCTTTTTTTCTCCGTAAAGCTCGGAGCTGCGAGCTTTACGGAGGTGGCGCGTTTTTTGCATCATATGGAAAGTCTAAGTGTCGAAAATGAATCGGCTAAACCGCGTGTTGACCGGGTGTGACCATTGAAGCGTTTATTTTCTGTTTGTTGCATATTCTTACTGCTTGTTGCGGGAAGCGCGTCCAGTTTTGCTGCCCCGCAACATTTTGTTCTGCAGAAAATTGATAAGCAGGATGAAGTCAATGTTACCCGGCTCATTCTTAAATTCAACAAAGTTCCTGAATTTAACGTCAATACGTCGGGGCAAAAGCTCGAAATTGAGTTGAAATCAACCTTGCCCGGCTCGGAAATGGTTTACCCAACGGAAGATGAACGGTTGGTTCGTACGCTGATTGGTCAGGCGAAAGATAAGTTGATGGTGTCTTTTTTAATGCGCCGCCCACCTTATTTTGTCAATACATCGAAAGATTTGCGTACCGGTCTGGTGACGATTGATGTGCATTGGCGCGATACGCAAAGCGCCATGCGCCCGGCGATTGCCCGCAAGCTTCCCGGGCAGATGTCCCAGCTTGGCGGAGTCGGACGACGGGGCATTAATTCAGAATACCGTGGCGATTGGTTGCGCTTTTTTGACGAATATGAGCTGCCGGTGACGATACCGGCCAAGATTCATTACACGATGCCGCCGTTTCCGGCTTTAGCTTTGCTGGGCCCGGTCGATGATGTGTTGCCGGTTGAGGTGGAAGAACTGGCCGCTGCCGATGATTGGGATGCAGCGATTGCGGCTTTACGCAATATCGGTTTTGAATCAACGACCGGTTTGGAGCGGGTGCGCTTTTTGCTGTTGCTGTCTGAATTGGCGTTGCGTGGTGGAAATTATACGCAGGCTGAAAAGCGTGTGGCAGCGGCTCAGGCCGCACTGCCTGAAGATGGTGCGGAGCTGACCGAATATGCCCGTTTGCTCCATATGTATATCGCGGCGCGCCAATTCGCGAACCCCTATCAGCTTATGGCGGCATTGGAGCTTGATGCTCAACGTCAGGAGGAATCGCGGTTTTCGGTCTATTCGGAATTGTTGCATGCCGAAGTGGCCCTGGCGACGAATGATGTGCGCGCCGCACAGGTTGTGCTTGATGCGCAAATCAAGCAAGGCAAAGCAGGTCTGGAGAGCCGTTATCAACAGCGCCAGGCCGATATCTGGTTCGACCAGGGGAATTACGCTGCTGCCGTAGAGCGTTATCAGGCGCTGGCTAATCAGTTGGCGGACTACCCGTCGTCCCTGGCCAATTTTGCCATGAGCTTGTACCGCCGCAAAGATTATGATGGCGCGATTGTTCAGCTTAAACGTTTTCTCGATGGTGTCGACGATCCCGAATCGCGTGACATGGCGCGCTATCTGCTCGCCATGGCGATGATTCACCGAGGCGATAAAGATGCCGGTTACGATCTGTTACACCAAATCCTTCCCGGAACGCAGGGGGCGTTGCTGGCCAAGGCTAAAATTGCCGATTTAAGCATGGTGGTTGATGATTTTTACAGTCGGCGCCGGGCACGTAACGACTATGTTGCGTTAACCGATTTGATGGTTGACCGTGATCGTCGTGCTGAAATGCAATTCAAGCAAGCGCTGGGATTATATCTGTTAGGGCAGCGACTCAAGGCTGTCGATGAATTGCGTTACCTGATCAGAGCGGATCGGATGACGGACCTGGCTGGTCATGCTCAGGCGTTGCTGGCTGATATTTTGCCTGATTTGATCCGGGGAATGATCGCCGATAAGAAATATTTCAGTGCGTTGGTGTTGGTGGAGCAGAATCGCGATTTGCTGGTGGCGAGCCAGCGGGATTTTGATTTCCTTATTGGCCTTGGAGAGGTTTTTTCCCAGCTTGAGCTGTCTGATCGTGCGGTTCGCTTGTATCTGTATTTGCTTGATCATGCGGCGAAAGAGCAACAAACGCGTCAAGTTTATATCCCGCTGCTTAAAGCTTTGATGCAGCAGAAAGCCTATGATCGGGTGGCCGATTATGCCAATCGCTATGCACAGAAATATCCCCAGGGAGGGCAGTGGCCGCAACTCTTTCAGCTGAAGCTTGAAGCGATGTTAGCCTTGGGACAAGAAGACGCTGTATTTAAGGCCCTTAAGGAGAAAGACCGGCCCAAGACCGAAGCGTTGGATAAAATGTTGGCGCATCTGGCCTGGAAGCGGGGCGATGTGGATCTGGTTATGAACACGATGGTTGGCTTGATTGGCAACGATCTGTCCAAAGAAGACCCCGCAGATTTGCTGGTTTTGGCTGAGGCCTATCGCGATAAGAAAAACTATGCTCAGGCACTGAAATTGTTTCGGTTTTTGCAACAGGGGGACTATCGTGACCAGGCCGTTTATAGGGAGGCGCAGATTCTGCTGCGACAGGGCCAACGTCGAGAGGGATTAAAACTTTTGCGTCAACTGGTCGAAGAAGCACAGAGTAATGAATGGCGCTCTTTGGCGAAAGAAACATTAGCGATTGAACGTTTTGATCGCTGAAAATTGATTGAGAGATGAAGAGGGTGGAACGATGATGACTTCAGGAATGATGGATCAAACAGCTCTGTTGATGAAAAAATCGATGGATCTGCGTTTGCGCAATCAGCAGATCATCGCAGCCAACGTGGCCAATGCCCAGACCCCGGGTTATCAGGCGAAGACCTTTACGTTTGAGGATGCTCTTCGCCAGGCGGCAATCGGTGAAGGGACCGACCTGGAGGTGACGCATCCCCAGCATATCTCGACGCATGGCGGGGCGATCAACAATATTACCGGTACCGTTGGCGAGATCCGCGATACGTCCGGCATGGGGGATCGCAATACGGTCGAGGTCGACCAGGAGATGATCAATCTAGCCGAAAACCAAATCATGTATGAGGCGACCACGCAATTGCTCAATAAAAAACTCAGTATTGTCAAATACGTGGTACAGGGAACATAAGGAGGTAGTCCATGGATATTTTTACGTCACTGAACATCAGTTCGTCGGCGCTTAAAGCGCAACGTATCCGGCTGGACACGATCAGTTCCAATATGGCGAATGCTGAAACAACACGGACTCCCGAAGGGGGGCCGTATCGGCGTAAGATGGTGGTGTTTGAGCCGGCGCAGGTGAGCTTTGCCGATCACTTGTCGGCCAAAGAAAAAAGCGCGCTCAACGGGGTGCAGGTCAGTCAGATTGTCACGGAGGATTCCGAGCCACGGCTGATCTTTGATCCGAGCCACCCTGATGCCAACGATCAGGGGTATGTGGCGCTGCCCAATATCGACCTGCTTAAAGAGACAACCGACATGATGCTGGCGACTCGCGCTTATGAGGCGAATATCACAACCATCAAATCGGCGAAACGTATGGCGTTAAAAGCGTTGGAAATTGGCAAATAAGCCGTGGTTTTGAAGAACAGCCTGCTTATAACGGATAGCGAGGTGCAACAATGAACGATATCTCCATTGATACCCATCTCAAATCGATGATGCCGAAGCTCAGCTTCGACAAAGAAACCCCGCAAAGTGGTTTCGCTGATATGTTGACCGAAGCCATTGATCAGACCAATAAGGCTCAGCTGGATGCGGATTCAGCAGTCACCGATCTTGTCACCGGCAAGGCCGATAACCTGCATGAAGTGATGTTGTCGATGGAAGAGGCCGATGTGTCAATGCGGATGCTGGTGCAGATACGCAATAAAGTGGTAGATGCCTACAAGGAAATTATCCAGATGCAGGTGTGAGCCTGCAGGGAGTGCTTTTTAGCCGATTCTGGAATGGAGTATTCATAAATCATGGCGGATGAGACCAAAGGAAATATGTTCGCGACAATCAAGGGCTGGCCCCTGTCACGCAAGATCAGCCTGATTGCCGTGACGCTGTTTTCGCTGACGTTGTTTGCGCTGATCATTATGCAGGCGCGCCATACCGACTACCAGCTGCTCTTTGCCAATTTATCAGAGAATGATGCCTCATCCATTGTGACCTGGTTGAAGGAGCAGAAGGTTCCTTATGAATTGCGCAGTGGCGGACAGTCGGTGTATGTTCCGGCAGATCGGGTTTACGAAACACGATTAGATCTTGCCGGTGCCGGTTTGCCGCAAGGCGGTGGTGTTGGATTTGAGATTTTTGACAAACAGAGTCTGGGGATTACCGATTTTGTTCAAAAGGTCAATTATCTGCGAGCCATGCAGGGGGAACTGTCGCGAACCGTTGCCTCACTGTCGCCGGTGTCTGCAGCCCGGGTGCATCTGGCCTTACCGCAGAAGCGTTTGTTTAAAAGTGAACAGCAGCGGGTGACCGCATCCATTATTGTCAAATTGGCCCCCGGTCGTACTCTCAAAGAGTCGCAGGTTCAGGGTATTGTCAATCTTGTTGCCGGAAGTGTCGAAGGGCTAGACTCGGAGTATGTCACCGTGGTGGATGCGGCCGGGAAGGTGTTGTCGAAAAAGCCGGATGAAGGGTTGAGTGGTCCCATGACTCCGGGGATGCTCGAGTATCAACGCGCCGTTGAGCGGCAGATGGAGAGCCGAGCCCAAGCCATGCTTGATCGCGCCTTGGGGATGGCCAACTCGTTGGTCAAGGTGACGGCGGTGCTCGATTTTGCCCAGGTGGAAAAGCTTGAAGAGCTATACGATCCCAAAAGTGCCGTGCCGCGCAGTGAGCAGTTGCAGGAACAAAAAGAGGGCAATTCGACTGCGGGTGGCGGTGTCCCCGGTGTGCAGGCAAACCTTGGCGACGGCGTCAATACCCCCGGTGGTGGAGGATCCAACAGTACCAGCAGTGCAGAAACCACCAACTATGAGATCAGCAAGGTGGTCAATCGGACCGTTGCTCCGGTTGGCACCATCAAGCACCTGTCCGTATCGGTTCTTGTGGCCGATAAGATGACGGAGGCCGAAGAAGAAGGTGCTGAACCTTCCCTTACGCCGCGTTCGGAACAGGAGTTGCGCACCATTGAAAAAATGGTGCAAAGCGCTTTGGGAATTGATAAAACACGCGGTGATCAGCTCAACGTGGTGTCGATGCCGTTTGCCGATGAGTTTTATGAGCAGCCCGAGCTGCCAGAGGCCAGCGTGACGGACCAGTTGTACGTGTACATGCCGTTGATGAAATATGTTCTCGCCGGCTTGGGAGCATTAGTCATGTATCTGATGCTGGTGCGTCCGGCGCTGAAAACACTGAAATCGGAAGCGACTGTGCAGCATTTTAAAACGGTTAAGGAGTTGGAAGAGGAGATGGCTGCCGGACGAAGTGCTACGGTAGAACTCGATGCAACAGAGCAGATGCGTCAGAACATTCTTAAGGCGGAACATTCTCCCTCCCAAGTCATTCGTACCTGGATGACCGATGAAGAGTAGCAATCATGAGTATGGAAGAACTGCAATTTAACCGCATGACCGGCGTGGGAAAATGAGTATGGAAGAACTGCAATTTAACCGTATGAGCGGCGTGGAAAAAGCGGCGGTGCTGTTGATGTGTCTGGGAGAGTCGGCAACGGCAAAAGTTTTTTCAGAAATGGAAGAGAATGAGATTCGCATGCTGACTCGGGTGATGATTAATATCGATCATATTCCGGCAGATCTGGCCAA
Protein-coding sequences here:
- a CDS encoding protein-glutamate O-methyltransferase CheR — its product is MTPNDSNGVLEMPRSVSMMTISDEEFNALRRLIYDRFGINLTDEKRSLLVGRLQKMLRTSKIATFQDYYDYLKTDTSGKAVSDLVNMVSTNYTYFNREKDHFDFFSKTALPMVCQMLQQQKRKDLRVWCAGCSSGEEAYTLVMLMHEYLGSQYGNWDAGILATDISERVLATATQGIYGADKVASLPKNLQKYFNRLPDGRMQVVDKVRKEVTFRRFNLMNTTFPFKKPFQIIFCRNVMIYFDQQTRNALVQRFHRSMEPEGYFFIGHSETLGRDSQLFRYIMPAAYQKGTL
- a CDS encoding chemotaxis protein CheA, translating into MTDELSSDQIEIIQEFVQESQDMIEQLEPTIIELGQTTDNETINAVFRLFHSMKGSAGFLEFNHITSVAHAAESLLDMVRSGKKILQPEHVTLLCECCDFTKEALETVDEHFTDDAMAEKGEAMAARFHEAMDSDAAPPVEEPVAEQPQAPPEAEAAPEQQSESEVEATKLDPSKIEATDDLTLEITPEMVERFVQEADELLETAEQSLLEWEKEPDSQDHVALIFRSIHSFKGNSGFFGYSTLEKLSHQIENVLDVVKSGGSFATENPFEVLLNSVDALKDGLNSLTEDGRDEIDEIDILIDALKALPSPRIGEVLVGKGVVDEETVNEALSQQKKPLGDVIVDMGKATKEQVDEALTTQTQTKKPATPARKAKPKGGAVKRQDIRVDLEKLDNLINLIGELVIAENMLIHNPDLEGLELESFNKAAQQMGKLVRELQEMAMIIRMVPVSGLFRRMIRLVHDLSVKSGKKVDLKLSGESTEVDKTVIETITDPLVHILRNSMDHGLEPPDERIAAEKDETGVIRLNACHEEGEVWITLEDDGRGLNKQKILAKAITNGLVDGDGSDLTDKEIYNLIFQPGFSTADKITDISGRGVGMDVVKQNLEKIKGKVDVDSIPGQGTKIKLRIPLTLAIIDGMLVRVGTARCIVPILSIKEAFRPQPDAITVTPDNEELVRVRENFFPVVRLHELLETTPEHSDLVEAILIVLEYQGRSICLMVDEIMGQQQTVIKGLSEYIGNVRGCSGCTILGNGDVSLILDVGNLVEMK
- the flgB gene encoding flagellar basal body rod protein FlgB encodes the protein MMTSGMMDQTALLMKKSMDLRLRNQQIIAANVANAQTPGYQAKTFTFEDALRQAAIGEGTDLEVTHPQHISTHGGAINNITGTVGEIRDTSGMGDRNTVEVDQEMINLAENQIMYEATTQLLNKKLSIVKYVVQGT
- the flgC gene encoding flagellar basal body rod protein FlgC, whose product is MDIFTSLNISSSALKAQRIRLDTISSNMANAETTRTPEGGPYRRKMVVFEPAQVSFADHLSAKEKSALNGVQVSQIVTEDSEPRLIFDPSHPDANDQGYVALPNIDLLKETTDMMLATRAYEANITTIKSAKRMALKALEIGK
- the fliE gene encoding flagellar hook-basal body complex protein FliE, yielding MNDISIDTHLKSMMPKLSFDKETPQSGFADMLTEAIDQTNKAQLDADSAVTDLVTGKADNLHEVMLSMEEADVSMRMLVQIRNKVVDAYKEIIQMQV
- the fliF gene encoding flagellar basal-body MS-ring/collar protein FliF, translated to MADETKGNMFATIKGWPLSRKISLIAVTLFSLTLFALIIMQARHTDYQLLFANLSENDASSIVTWLKEQKVPYELRSGGQSVYVPADRVYETRLDLAGAGLPQGGGVGFEIFDKQSLGITDFVQKVNYLRAMQGELSRTVASLSPVSAARVHLALPQKRLFKSEQQRVTASIIVKLAPGRTLKESQVQGIVNLVAGSVEGLDSEYVTVVDAAGKVLSKKPDEGLSGPMTPGMLEYQRAVERQMESRAQAMLDRALGMANSLVKVTAVLDFAQVEKLEELYDPKSAVPRSEQLQEQKEGNSTAGGGVPGVQANLGDGVNTPGGGGSNSTSSAETTNYEISKVVNRTVAPVGTIKHLSVSVLVADKMTEAEEEGAEPSLTPRSEQELRTIEKMVQSALGIDKTRGDQLNVVSMPFADEFYEQPELPEASVTDQLYVYMPLMKYVLAGLGALVMYLMLVRPALKTLKSEATVQHFKTVKELEEEMAAGRSATVELDATEQMRQNILKAEHSPSQVIRTWMTDEE